One segment of Proteus appendicitidis DNA contains the following:
- a CDS encoding TonB-dependent receptor — protein MSTVLTLHAKKATITTLVQTALLGTLCIAVPNVNAQEIEKTSTSQDNKKHDEKVDVLIVTGEKLNKSIYDTGSSVTVYDAKKIEAIPNADVNTLLQMTPNIVDNGNSNALPAIRGVDGSGPAQGAIAFLGGTRPRVNFSVDGRSFTYNEFGYGAQSLWDVNTVEIFRDPQSYVQGRNAIAGAILVKTQDPTFYWENAVKLGAGQQDFREYAVMTSGPLIEDKLAFRFTAERQERESFVHMDKYSPTGDPRDIHSNTFRGKLLYDSLDNPDFKAKLTVSHLDSRSPQNEANMASNLAPNAPSRFRPVIKRKTTSGILNTTWEANNNLSVENTLIYTDFSTRRLTEAQSPRADIDAKEFEFEPMLRFKTDSEALSGIFGLRYFHAKQDEFVNIFGGSYFDDKTETASAYGSLTYALFPEIDVTLSGRFEREHHTRNGGSKAVAIDFDETYNTFLPKADIAWKPAVNQTVGFAVGRGYNGGGAGVTIGQPIVTYVYSPEYVWNYSLYTRNNLLDNKLSVMTNLFYNDYKDMQLPFYLGPNSSTIRNAKKVETYGAELTIAYQPIDSLELNTGVGLLKTKIKDFGNSGIEGKELARAPSYTANVGAKYQLTQAMDISGNVQFSGDYFSNANNADSGKVDSFWLANLQLGYNFTWGRTTLFAQNLFDSDKRILIPDNNKDTAIYQRPRMIGASVEVRF, from the coding sequence ATGTCTACAGTTCTTACTCTACACGCTAAAAAAGCGACAATAACAACACTTGTGCAAACAGCTTTGTTAGGCACTTTATGTATTGCCGTTCCTAATGTAAATGCACAAGAAATAGAAAAAACATCAACGTCACAAGATAACAAAAAACACGATGAAAAAGTGGATGTATTAATTGTGACGGGTGAAAAACTGAATAAATCTATCTATGACACAGGCTCCAGTGTCACAGTCTATGATGCGAAAAAAATAGAAGCTATACCCAATGCAGATGTGAATACATTACTACAAATGACTCCTAATATTGTTGATAACGGGAATAGTAATGCGTTACCTGCCATTCGTGGTGTTGATGGTTCAGGACCTGCACAAGGTGCCATTGCTTTTTTAGGTGGTACACGCCCAAGAGTTAATTTCTCTGTTGATGGTCGCTCATTTACCTATAACGAATTTGGCTATGGCGCTCAATCATTATGGGATGTAAATACGGTTGAAATTTTCCGTGATCCACAAAGTTATGTTCAAGGTCGTAATGCTATTGCGGGCGCGATTTTGGTTAAAACCCAAGATCCAACATTCTATTGGGAAAATGCAGTAAAACTGGGTGCGGGTCAGCAAGATTTTCGTGAATATGCGGTGATGACGTCAGGTCCACTGATTGAAGATAAATTAGCATTTCGTTTTACCGCAGAAAGACAAGAGCGTGAAAGCTTTGTGCATATGGATAAATACTCGCCAACGGGTGATCCGCGCGATATCCATTCCAATACATTTCGTGGAAAACTGCTTTATGACTCTTTAGATAATCCTGATTTTAAAGCCAAGCTAACCGTTAGCCATCTTGATAGTCGATCACCGCAAAATGAGGCCAATATGGCGAGCAATTTAGCGCCAAATGCACCCTCACGTTTTCGCCCTGTGATTAAACGTAAAACAACGAGTGGTATTTTAAATACAACATGGGAAGCCAATAATAATTTAAGTGTAGAAAATACACTGATTTATACCGATTTCTCAACGCGTCGCTTAACTGAAGCACAAAGCCCTCGTGCAGATATCGATGCGAAAGAGTTTGAGTTTGAGCCAATGTTACGCTTTAAAACAGACAGTGAAGCATTAAGTGGGATTTTTGGTCTGCGTTATTTCCATGCTAAACAAGATGAGTTTGTGAATATCTTTGGTGGTAGTTACTTTGACGATAAAACAGAAACGGCTTCGGCTTATGGTTCATTAACTTATGCGTTATTCCCTGAAATTGATGTCACCTTATCAGGGCGTTTTGAACGAGAGCACCACACGCGTAATGGGGGAAGTAAAGCCGTTGCTATCGATTTTGATGAAACCTATAACACGTTTCTCCCTAAAGCGGATATCGCATGGAAACCCGCTGTGAATCAAACTGTCGGTTTTGCTGTTGGTCGAGGTTATAACGGTGGTGGTGCGGGTGTGACTATTGGTCAGCCGATTGTCACTTATGTGTATTCACCTGAGTATGTGTGGAATTATAGTCTCTATACACGTAATAACCTGTTGGATAACAAGTTAAGTGTGATGACGAATTTGTTTTACAACGACTACAAGGATATGCAACTGCCTTTCTATTTAGGGCCAAATTCTTCCACTATTCGTAATGCGAAAAAAGTTGAAACTTACGGTGCCGAATTAACAATTGCTTATCAACCAATAGACTCTCTTGAGTTAAATACAGGTGTTGGTTTATTAAAAACTAAAATCAAAGACTTTGGCAACAGTGGTATTGAAGGAAAAGAGTTAGCCCGAGCGCCAAGTTATACGGCGAATGTTGGTGCTAAATATCAATTAACACAGGCTATGGATATTAGCGGTAATGTTCAGTTTTCGGGGGATTACTTCTCGAATGCGAATAATGCAGATAGTGGCAAAGTAGATAGTTTCTGGTTAGCTAATTTGCAGCTTGGCTATAACTTTACATGGGGTAGAACAACGTTATTTGCCCAGAACTTATTTGATTCAGATAAGCGAATTCTTATTCCTGATAATAATAAAGATACCGCTATTTACCAGCGTCCTCGCATGATTGGTGCTTCAGTAGAAGTTCGTTTCTAA
- a CDS encoding ABC transporter ATP-binding protein, whose protein sequence is MHNSRLQTHSLQLGYQQTTICHDISLSIPDKKVTVIIGPNGCGKSTLLRSLCCLLKPLSGHVSLDGLPLTTLPTKKLARQIALLPQTMQAPSGISVANLVARGRFPHQSFMHQWSREDKLAVETAMKETGIVEFADKTVDSLSGGQRQRVWVAMILAQQTEILLLDEPTTYLDIAYQIELLNIFRKLNQQQGRTVVAVLHDLNQACRYADNLVVMVKGKIIAQGEPKSIINQALIKQVFDLECQIIPDPVVGTPMIVPC, encoded by the coding sequence ATGCACAATAGCCGATTACAGACACATTCTTTACAGTTGGGATATCAACAGACAACGATTTGCCACGATATTTCGCTTTCTATTCCTGATAAAAAAGTTACCGTCATTATTGGTCCCAATGGTTGTGGTAAATCAACGCTATTGCGTAGCTTGTGTTGTTTATTAAAACCATTATCAGGTCATGTTTCATTAGATGGTCTGCCTTTAACGACATTGCCAACCAAAAAACTGGCTCGCCAAATCGCGTTATTACCACAAACGATGCAAGCGCCTTCTGGGATCAGCGTGGCTAATTTAGTGGCAAGAGGACGCTTTCCACATCAAAGTTTTATGCATCAATGGAGCCGAGAAGATAAGTTAGCCGTAGAAACAGCAATGAAAGAGACAGGGATTGTAGAATTTGCAGATAAAACGGTAGATTCGCTATCTGGCGGTCAACGGCAACGTGTTTGGGTCGCGATGATATTAGCGCAACAAACAGAAATTTTGCTGTTAGATGAGCCAACAACGTATTTGGATATCGCTTATCAAATTGAATTACTCAATATATTTCGAAAGCTCAATCAGCAACAAGGACGTACCGTCGTTGCCGTTTTACATGATTTAAACCAAGCGTGTCGCTATGCAGATAATTTGGTCGTGATGGTGAAAGGAAAAATCATTGCGCAAGGGGAGCCAAAATCTATTATCAATCAAGCGTTAATTAAACAAGTTTTTGATTTGGAATGCCAAATTATTCCTGATCCTGTTGTGGGAACACCAATGATTGTACCTTGCTAA
- a CDS encoding DUF1097 domain-containing protein, with protein sequence MRTLYFTALTTGILSAIWAFVANQFDLLSWAGFLGCTAYFAYPKEGIKGLAVTMATIMSGVIWALAIIYGSQVFSDISIFGYAVTGVIAFVMCIQAKSTLLAYIPGTFIGACTIFAAQGDLFQTIPSLIVGVLFGYSMKMSGLWVANKWPKTA encoded by the coding sequence GTGAGAACGCTTTATTTTACTGCGCTGACAACAGGTATTCTTTCTGCCATTTGGGCATTTGTTGCTAATCAATTTGACTTATTAAGCTGGGCTGGCTTTTTAGGTTGTACCGCCTATTTTGCTTATCCTAAAGAGGGTATTAAAGGATTAGCCGTTACTATGGCGACCATAATGAGTGGCGTAATTTGGGCATTGGCGATTATTTATGGTAGCCAAGTCTTTAGTGATATTTCTATTTTTGGCTATGCTGTCACCGGTGTTATTGCCTTTGTTATGTGCATTCAAGCCAAAAGTACGCTACTTGCTTATATTCCTGGCACCTTTATTGGCGCATGCACGATATTTGCTGCTCAAGGGGATCTCTTTCAAACCATTCCTTCATTAATCGTTGGCGTTTTATTTGGTTATTCGATGAAAATGAGTGGGCTTTGGGTTGCCAATAAATGGCCGAAAACAGCGTAA
- a CDS encoding type II toxin-antitoxin system HipA family toxin → MASLDVYMNEYYVGIFTKKSSGAHSFQYAEEWVNQQGSRPISLSMPLQLQEYQGDCVYNFFDNLLPDNTEIRNRIVTRYNANSNQPFDLLTAVGADTVGALRLLPHGSTPANIKKIEYSKLNESELERILLGYQSSTPLGMLEEYTDFRISIAGAQEKTALLLKDDHWCVPHNNTPTTHIIKLPIGVIEGHSYTMDLSNSVENEYLCTLIAKEFGLSVPHCSIIKTKNIKALAVERFDRKYSSDKSWIIRLPQEDFCQILNIPSALKYENEGGPGIIDIMSYLLGSSNADQDRFHFMKAQVLFWLLAATDGHAKNFSVFINQEGRFHLTPLYDIMSIYPNFGGRGLNPRDAKLAMGLQASRGKKYAIEQIFPRHFYKTAETVGFERSLLTDIFNYFYTEMDSVIERVKQQLPKDFPTEISNTILNGMKARSTRLATI, encoded by the coding sequence ATGGCAAGCCTTGATGTATATATGAATGAATACTATGTGGGCATTTTTACTAAAAAAAGCTCAGGGGCGCATTCATTTCAATATGCAGAAGAATGGGTTAACCAACAAGGAAGTCGTCCTATTTCTCTTTCTATGCCACTGCAACTGCAAGAATATCAAGGTGATTGCGTCTATAATTTCTTTGATAACCTTTTACCTGATAATACTGAAATTAGAAATCGCATTGTGACTCGCTATAATGCGAATTCAAACCAACCATTTGATCTATTAACTGCGGTTGGTGCAGATACCGTCGGTGCATTAAGGTTACTTCCTCATGGAAGTACGCCAGCTAATATCAAAAAAATAGAATATAGCAAACTTAACGAATCTGAACTGGAGAGAATTCTGCTAGGATATCAATCCAGTACTCCACTTGGTATGCTTGAAGAGTATACTGATTTCAGAATTTCTATCGCTGGCGCGCAAGAAAAAACGGCATTACTTTTAAAAGATGATCATTGGTGTGTGCCACACAATAATACGCCGACTACACATATTATTAAGCTGCCCATTGGTGTTATTGAAGGTCATTCCTATACAATGGATTTATCGAATAGTGTAGAAAATGAATATCTTTGTACCTTAATTGCCAAAGAATTTGGTCTCTCTGTTCCTCACTGCTCTATTATTAAAACAAAAAATATTAAAGCGCTTGCTGTAGAACGTTTTGATAGAAAATACTCATCAGATAAATCGTGGATAATACGTTTACCCCAAGAAGATTTTTGCCAAATTCTAAATATACCCTCAGCCCTAAAATATGAAAACGAAGGCGGGCCAGGTATTATCGATATCATGAGTTATTTACTTGGCTCATCAAATGCCGATCAAGACCGTTTTCATTTTATGAAGGCACAAGTACTGTTTTGGCTTTTGGCTGCAACAGATGGGCATGCAAAGAATTTTTCTGTTTTTATCAACCAAGAAGGGCGTTTTCATCTCACTCCTCTTTACGACATTATGTCTATCTATCCCAATTTTGGAGGGAGAGGGCTTAATCCACGAGATGCAAAACTCGCAATGGGATTACAAGCAAGCCGTGGTAAAAAATACGCTATAGAGCAAATATTCCCTCGTCACTTTTATAAAACTGCCGAAACTGTTGGATTTGAACGTTCATTACTGACTGATATTTTTAATTATTTTTATACAGAAATGGACAGTGTAATAGAACGTGTAAAACAACAACTTCCTAAAGACTTCCCTACTGAGATTAGCAATACAATATTGAATGGTATGAAAGCACGCTCTACACGATTAGCGACTATTTAG
- a CDS encoding helix-turn-helix domain-containing protein gives MIIINAYQLSVHLKDVRLTKKLSQGKVAQKVGIRQDTVSNFELNPNSTKLETFFKLLSALNLEMEIHPKDAKNSLARKSEWKEEW, from the coding sequence ATGATCATAATTAACGCCTATCAACTCAGCGTGCATCTAAAAGATGTACGATTAACAAAAAAGCTTTCTCAAGGTAAAGTCGCTCAAAAAGTAGGAATTCGACAAGACACCGTCTCCAATTTTGAACTTAACCCTAATTCCACCAAACTCGAAACCTTTTTCAAGCTGCTCTCTGCACTGAATTTAGAGATGGAAATTCATCCTAAAGATGCTAAAAATAGTTTAGCACGTAAAAGTGAATGGAAAGAGGAGTGGTAA